A single region of the Anguilla rostrata isolate EN2019 chromosome 11, ASM1855537v3, whole genome shotgun sequence genome encodes:
- the LOC135234852 gene encoding peptidase inhibitor 16-like, whose translation MLWISLVWTVVFGRCWLARCHQLTAEDRDEIVETHNHFRSLVRPSAANMRRMSWDDSLALVAAGYATKCVWEHNPDLGDLGENLYATSGPFNASKAITGWYLEHLDYSYHNDSCPEDKLCGHYTQVVWAETFLVGCSTHLCEEVAGLAFTGLTMLVCDYSPAGNVLGELPYEEGEPCSNCPEGLQHCENNICVAESPAVTEGTAGDPPPGTDSPSPSEHSTTESPSREADQSAAPTDAGRPHGDTSSPPLNDDDESEENGEREEVGSERSVDGGMSLCSSALLLATLLLLTL comes from the exons ATGCTGTGGATTTCCCTGGTGTGGACCGTTGTGTTTGGGCGCTGCTGGCTCGCCCGCTGTCACCAGCTGACCGCGGAAGACCGGGACGAAATCGTGGAGACGCACAACCACTTCCGCTCGCTGGTGCGGCCCAGTGCCGCCAACATGCGAAGGATG AGCTGGGATGACTCGTTGGCGCTGGTGGCGGCTGGCTACGCTACCAAATGCGTGTGGGAACACAACCCGGACCTGGGGGACCTGGGGGAGAACCTGTATGCCACCTCTGGGCCTTTCAACGCCAGCAAGGCCATCACCGGCTGGTACCTGGAACACCTGGACTACAGCTATCACAACGACTCCTGCCCAGAGGACAAGCTGTGTGGCCActacacacag GTGGTGTGGGCAGAAACATTCTTGGTGGGCTGTTCCACTCATCTCTGTGAGGAAGTGGCTGGGCTGGCGTTCACTGGCCTCACCATGCTCGTCTGTGACTACTCCCCGGC GGGTAATGTTCTTGGAGAGTTGCCCTATGAGGAGGGAGAGCCGTGCTCTAATTGCCCAGAGGGCTTACAGCACTGTGAGAACAACATCTGTG TGGCTGAGTCCCCAGCGGTAACCGAGGGAACGGCGGGGGACCCCCCGCCTGGCACcgacagcccctccccctctgagCACTCCACCACAGAGAGCCCCAGCAGGGAGGCGGACCAAAGCGCCGCCCCCACAGACGCGGGACGGCCCCACGGCGACACGTCCTCCCCGCCCCTCAACGATGACGATGAATCGGAGGAGAacggcgagagagaggaggtgggatCGGAACGGAGTGTGGATGGAGGGATGTCTCTCTGTTCATCCGCACTGCTGTTAGCgaccctgctgctgctcacactgtga
- the LOC135234853 gene encoding protein BTG2-like: MNHGYTKAEMGPEVTAAAGFVSSLLRTRGFLTEQQLQIFSDCLHQALSEHYKDHWFPEKPQKGSGYRCIRINHEMDPIISKVARRIGLNSHHLYELLPRELTMWVDPYEVSYRIGEDGSICVLYEAEAPASSSVSSACNNSALHCKNHFLMGRTSPPKNYLMTVSS, from the exons ATGAACCACGGCTACACCAAAGCTGAAATGGGCCCAGAagtaacagcagcagcgggCTTTGTGTCCAGTTTGTTAAGAACAAGAGGCTTCCTCACTGAACAACAGCTGCAGATTTTCAGCGACTGCCTCCATCAAGCACTTTCAG AACACTACAAGGACCATTGGTTCCCGGAAAAGCCACAGAAAGGCTCTGGCTACAGGTGTATTCGCATCAACCACGAAATGGACCCCATCATAAGCAAAGTCGCCAGGCGAATTGGTCTGAACAGCCATCACCTGTACGAGCTTTTGCCGAGGGAGCTGACTATGTGGGTGGATCCATACGAGGTGTCTTATCGCATCGGCGAAGATGGTTCCATATGTGTCCTATACGAGGCCGAAGCCCCCGCGTCCAGCAGTGTTTCCTCCGCGTGTAACAACTCCGCACTGCACTGCAAGAACCACTTTTTGATGGGCCGCACCAGCCCTCCTAAAAACTACCTGATGACAGTTTCGAGCTAA